A region of Syngnathoides biaculeatus isolate LvHL_M chromosome 20, ASM1980259v1, whole genome shotgun sequence DNA encodes the following proteins:
- the tcp11l2 gene encoding T-complex protein 11-like protein 2, giving the protein MPLNNERPPSTSSGDEQGSDGESPPPPGRCDSAASASDTDCSRESFTSEGSSKHCTPSSSPPNTLSLDEVMGSARDLSNLSLFHEIVVNRDFHLEPRTLPEDGLWKMVRDNVHKAFWDIVESELNDDPPEYRQAIKLLEEIREILLSFLNPGSNRMRTQILEALDTDLIRQQAENDAVDIAGLASYVIGVMGKLCAPVRDREIEKLKESSGDIVTLFREIFRVLDLMKADVVNLTIDNLRPVMQKQSVEYERAKFQSILDKTPGALKHTAAWIKMTFEELLSTMPSNQGKGQPCLPGPFQILNVAFLHILMWDYTKRPLPETWMTDEGRLREVQAQLRRWQAVDEVLLIVYSTVGGPVQGVAALSERLKRMTAVLLDNMHNPSFSLQEALVGVGAQVCSELSKSLAERGYPALSPALQATLTGQIRSIAHKDNPIRTLVEDRVQHYFTALICDPKPQARLEQTPAGLAAVGPELASLAAKFLSLVNYNKAVYGPFYADIIRKLMFSSGPPPPSPSPSPPSPPQDCVTPQ; this is encoded by the exons ATGCCTCTGAACAACGAGCGTCCGCCCTCCACCTCGAGCGGCGACGAGCAAGGCAGCGACGGCgagtcgccgccgccgccggggcGCTGCGACAGCGCCGCGTCGGCCAGCGACACGGACTGCTCGCGCGAGAGTTTCACCAGCGAGGGCTCCAGCAAGCACTGCACGCCGTCCT CGAGCCCTCCCAATACGCTGAGCCTGGACGAGGTGATGGGCTCCGCCAGGGACCTCTCCAACCTCAGCTTGTTCCACGAGATCGTCGTCAACCGCGACTTCCACCTGGAGCCGCGCACCCTCCCCGAGGACGG TCTGTGGAAGATGGTCCGCGACAACGTCCACAAGGCGTTCTGGGACATCGTGGAGTCGGAGCTGAACGACGACCCGCCCGAGTACCGGCAAGCCATCAAGCTGCTGGAGGAAATCCGAGAG ATTTTGCTGTCCTTCCTCAACCCGGGCTCCAACCGCATGCGGACGCAGATCCTGGAGGCGCTGGACACGGACCTGATCCGACAGCAGGCGGAAAACGACGCCGTGGACATCGCGGGTCTCGCCTCGTACGTCATCGGCGTCATGGGAAAGTTGTGCGCTCCCGTCCGCGACCGCGAGATCGAGAAACTGAAGGAGAGCTCGGGCGACATCGTGACACTCTTCAG GGAGATCTTCCGCGTCCTGGACCTGATGAAGGCCGACGTGGTGAACCTGACCATCGACAACCTGCGGCCAGTCATGCAGAAGCAGAGCGTCGAGTACGAGAGGGCCAAGTTCCAGAGCATCCTGGACAAGACGCCCG GTGCTTTGAAGCACACCGCCGCTTGGATCAAAATGACTTTTGAGGAGCTTCTGTCCACCATGCCGAGCAATCAGGGGAAAGGGCAGCCGTGTCTACCCGGACCCTTCCAGATCCTTAATGTGGCCTTCCTACACATCCTCATGTGGGACTACACCAAGCGACCGCTCCCTGAG ACGTGGATGACGGACGAGGGCCGCCTACGGGAGGTGCAGGCCCAGCTGAGGCGGTGGCAGGCGGTCGATGAGGTTCTGCTCATCGTTTACAGCACGGTCGGGGGGCCCGTCCAGGGCGTGGCGGCCCTGTCCGAGCGCCTCAAGAGGATGACCGCCGTGCTGCTCGACAATATGCACAACCC gAGTTTTAGCCTGCAGGAGGCGTTGGTGGGCGTCGGCGCTCAGGTCTGCAGCGAGCTGAGCAAGTCCCTGGCGGAGAGGGGCTACCCCGCGCTGAGCCCGGCGCTGCAGGCCACCCTGACGGGCCAGATCCGCAGCATCGCCCACAAAGACAACCCCATCCGCACTCTCGTCG AGGACCGCGTGCAGCACTACTTCACGGCGCTCATCTGCGATCCCAAACCTCAAGCCAGGCTGGAGCAAACGCCCGCCGGCCTCGCCGCCGTCGGGCCGGAGCTGGCCTCGCTGGCCGCCAAGTTCCTGTCCCTGGTCAACTACAACAAGGCCGTGTATGGACCTTTCTACGCCGACATCATCAGGAAACTGATGTTCAGCAGCGGCCCGCCCccgccgtcgccgtcgccgtcgccgcCTTCCCCTCCTCAGGACTGCGTCACCCCCCAATAA
- the scyl2 gene encoding SCY1-like protein 2 codes for MESMLNKLKSTVTKVTADVTSAVMGNPVTREFEVGRHIASGGPGMCWRIYNGTKKSTKQEVAVFVFDKKMIEKYQKFDKDQIVDSLKRGVQQLTRLRHPRLLTVQHPLEESRDCLAFCTEPVFASLSNVLGHWDNLPSPVPNDIKEYKLYDVETKYGLLQISEGLSFLHSGVKMVHGNLCPENVILNKSGSWKIMGFDFSISSSNPSDSDPKFSCKEWEPNLPPLCLPNPEYLAPEYILSVSCDTASDMYSLGVVAHAIFNEGKPVFAVNKHDIFKSFSRQLDQLTNISPALLNKLPEEVRDHVKMLLSVTPNVRPDADQMTKIPFFDDVGAVTLQYFDSLFQRDNLQKSQFYKGLPKVLPKLPKRVVVYRILPCLTSEFVNPDMVPFVLPNVLLIAEECTKDEYVRLILPDLAPVFQQQEPIQILLIFLQKMDLLLTKTPAEDIRNSVLPMVYRALEAPSIQIQELCLNIIPTFANLIDYPSIKNSLIPRIKSACLQTSSLAVRVNSLVCLGKILEYMDKWFVIDEILPFLQQIPSREPAVLMGILGIYKCTFSHKKLGIPKENLATKSLPHLVSLSIDGNLNLNQFNSFMVVIREMLSRMEAEHKTKLEQLHIMQEQQRSLNIPGTATEEAKGPPSSQQIDDIFGSTGVNGKENGSSAAAPQPNRMSLTLEEKQRLAKEQEQAAKLRSQQPLAPQSIKPTAAAAANSKAKDLTSSLLTNMASLNSMSLAGPAFPSSSGVAPVSNGFFPAMSMRPVYSGMANAASTPNFGTLAQNHGQMNMSALDNLFTPNKPKVSLNQMAPGAGSPWLGQFSSPVQNAQPAAPAAAFGMQANPFFSPQNFSQTAGGANQSALKHSTSANNDLKDLFG; via the exons ATGGAGTCCATGCTGAATAAGCTGAAGAGCACGGTCACGAAAGTGACGGCCGACGTCACCAGCGCCGTCATGGGCAACCCCGTCACCCGCGAGTTCGAGGTGGGCCGGCACATAGCCAGCGGCGGTCCCGGCATGTGCTGGAGGATCTACAACGGCACCAAGAAGTCTACCAAGCAG GAGGTGGCCGTGTTCGTCTTTGATAAGAAGATGATCGAAAAGTACCAGAAGTTTGACAAGGACCAAATTGTGGACTCCCTGAAACGAGGGGTGCAGCAGCTGACTCGACTGCGACACCCCCGTCTCCTGACCGTTCAGCATCCTCTTGAGGAGTCGCG agaCTGTCTGGCCTTCTGCACGGAGCCGGTCTTCGCCAGTCTGTCCAACGTGCTGGGCCACTGGGACAACCTGCCCAGCCCCGTGCCCAACGACATCAAGGAGTACAAGCTGTACGACGTGGAGACCAAGTACGGCTTGCTTCAG ATTTCGGAGGGTTTGTCCTTCTTGCACAGCGGGGTAAAAATGGTCCACGGGAATCTGTGTCCGGAGAACGTAATTCTCAATAAGAGTGGATCGTGGAAGATTATGGGCTTTGACTTCAGTATTTCATCCAGCAACCCGTCGGACTCTGAT CCTAAATTTTCGTGTAAGGAGTGGGAGCCCAACCTGCCGCCGCTGTGCCTGCCCAACCCGGAGTACCTGGCCCCCGAGTACATCTTGTCGGTCAGCTGCGACACGGCCTCGGACATGTACTCGCTGGGCGTGGTGGCGCACGCCATCTTCAATGAGGGCAAGCCCGTTTTCGCCGTCAACAAGCACGACATCTTCAAGAGCTTCAGCCGGCAGCTGGACCAG CTCACCAACATAAGTCCGGCTCTGTTGAACAAACTGCCAGAGGAGGTACGCGACCACGTGAAAATGCTGCTCAGCGTCACACCCAACGTGCGCCCCGACGCCGACCAGATGACCAAG ATTCCGTTTTTCGACGACGTGGGTGCGGTGACGCTGCAGTACTTCGACTCCCTCTTCCAGAGAGACAATCTCCAGAAGTCCCAATTCTACAAGGGCCTCCCCAAAGTTCTGCCCAAACTCCCCAAG AGAGTGGTGGTGTACCGCATCCTTCCGTGTCTCACCTCGGAGTTCGTCAACCCGGACATGGTGCCCTTCGTGCTGCCCAACGTGCTGCTCATCGCCGAGGAGTGCACCAAGGACGAGTACGTCCGCCTCATCCTGCCCGACCTCGCGCCCGTCTTCCAACAGCAGGAGCCCATCCAG ATTCTGCTGATCTTCCTGCAAAAAATGGACCTGCTCTTGACCAAAACGCCAGCAGAGGACATCAGGAACAGCGTTCTGCCCATGGTTTACCGAGCTCTGGAAGCCCCCTCCATCCAGATCCAG GAGCTGTGCCTCAACATCATCCCGACGTTCGCCAACCTGATCGACTACCCGTCCATCAAGAACTCGCTCATCCCTCGCATCAAATCCGCCTGCCTGCAGACGTCCTCGCTCGCC GTGCGTGTGAACTCGCTGGTGTGTCTGGGGAAGATCCTGGAGTACATGGACAAGTGGTTTGTCATCGACGAGATCCTGCCCTTCCTGCAACAGATCCCCTCCAGGGAGCCGGCCGTGCTCATGGGAATCCTGG GAATCTACAAGTGCACCTTCAGTCACAAGAAGTTGGGCATCCCCAAGGAGAACCTGGCCACAAAGAGCCTGCCGCACTTGGTGTCGCTCAGCATCGACGGCAACCTCAACCTCAATCag TTCAACTCGTTCATGGTGGTCATCCGAGAGATGCTGAGCCGCATGGAGGCCGAGCACAAAACCAAGCTGGAGCAGCTGCACATCATGCAGGAGCAGCAGAG AAGTCTGAACATCCCCGGCACCGCCACGGAGGAGGCCAAAGGCCCGCCGTCTTCGCAACAG ATCGATGACATCTTCGGCAGCACGGGGGTGAACGGGAAGGAGAACGGATCCTCGGCGGCAGCCCCGCAGCCGAATCGA ATGTCGTTGACTCTGGAGGAGAAACAGCGACTGGCTAAGGAGCAAGAGCAGGCGGCCAAACTGAGGAGTCAGCAGCCTCTGGCGCCACAGAGCATCAaacccaccgccgccgccgccgccaactCAAAG GCGAAAGATCTGACCAGCAGCCTGCTCACCAACATGGCGTCCCTGAACAGCATGTCCTTGGCCGGGCCCGCCTTCCCGTCCTCCTCGGGGGTGGCGCCGGTGTCCAATGGGTTCTTCCCGGCCATGAGCATGCGGCCGGTCTACAGCGGCATGGCCAACGCCGCGAGCACCCCCAACTTCGGCACCCTGGCGCAGAACCACGGGCAGATGAACATGTCGGCGCTGGACAACCTCTTCACGCCCAACAAGCCCAAAGTCTCCCTCAACCAAATGGCGCCGGGGGCCGGCAGCCCCTGGCTCGGCCAGTTCTCCTCCCCGGTCCAGAACGCCCAGCCCGCTGCTCCGGCGGCGGCTTTTGGCATGCAAGCGAACCCTTTTTTCAGCCCGCAGAACTTCTCCCAAACGGCCGGCGGCGCCAACCAAAGCGCACTGAAGCACAGCACGTCTGCCAACAACGACCTGAAAGACTTGTTCGGCTGA
- the depdc4 gene encoding DEP domain-containing protein 4 encodes MAVDLTPRFRRLNSQTRSFRDNLHCRGVAGPFGATQLWHNIIRALRAQVEVRRRRRHLRVHANSFSGADAVDAVLSYLMQNAAFGGGGGELSRLTAARLCQALMEARVFEPVGGKLFRRDKETTFEDGGGSLYRFLECKEQECDSDTHEEIKMKMKRNKHSRLNDVHTIANPLAAGPDKKVETLLRSINLRPSPPSTASPSLPQTAVEEVWRRKALLQLLQTMELPVLDGILASPAGVHAGARRAPLQDLVIPNTCLERDLPDALNLPKWDGWLSAAADCLEFLPDQLIAAAGEHLRREGGDGTPERAKRLLFDAIAKHYDGGETAPLLSGRYQDVLVGIVEMLEQARVQRAIRASQLCLHLLQSSTRDELRRLLAFMAAAACPRACRLQRQVDNRTVVCRAFQKAVVHNGQLTRAQSETLVLFLVDNHTDLFKTPTSLTEAVHRTLRSMREGKDADSVATIAFCEQVTAQEYRKRRDRATHESLARLLLHVASSPASGREKRRRLKRFEKHHPVVFLRHLRSNI; translated from the exons ATGGCGGTTGATTTGACGCCGCGATTTCGACGACTTAACAGCCAGACGCGAAGTTTTCGCGACAATTTGCACTGCCGCG GTGTAGCTGGTCCTTTCGGAGCCACCCAGCTGTGGCACAACATCATCCGCGCCCTGCGCGCCCAGGTGGAGGTGCGTCGCCGCCGCAGGCACCTGCGCGTGCACGCCAACAGCTTCTCGGGCGCGGACGCGGTGGACGCCGTGCTGAGCTACCTGATGCAGAACGCAgccttcggcggcggcggaggcgagTTGTCGCGCCTCACGGCCGCCCGGCTCTGCCAGGCCCTGATGGAGGCCAGGGTGTTCGAACCAGTCGGGGGGAAACTCTTTCGCCGGGACAAGGAGACGACGTTCGAGGACGGCGGCGGGAGCCTGTACCGCTTCTTGGAGTGCAAGGAGCAGGAGTGCGACAGCGACACTCACGAGGAGAtaaagatgaagatgaagaggaaCAAGCATTCCAG gtTGAATGACGTGCACACAATCGCCAATCCTCTCGCCGCGGGGCCTGACAAGAAGGTGGAGACGCTCCTGAGGTCCATCAACCTGCGGCCGTCCCCGCCTTCGACCGCGTCCCCCTCCCTGCCTCAGACAG CGGTAGAGGAGGTGTGGAGGCGGAAGGcgctgctgcagctgctgcaGACGATGGAGCTGCCCGTGCTGGATGGCATCCTGGCGTCTCCTGCCGGGGTCCACGCTGGGGCTCGGAGGGCTCCACTGCAGGACCTGGTGATTCCAAACACGTGCCTGGAGAGGGATCTGCCGGACGCCCTCAACCTTCCCAA GTGGGACGGGTGGCTTTCAGCGGCGGCCGACTGCCTGGAGTTCctccccgaccagctgatcgcGGCGGCCGGCGAGCACCTCCGGCGGGAGGGCGGCGACGGGACACCGGAGCGAGCGAAGCGACTTCTCTTCGACGCTATCGCCAAGCACTACGACGGGGGGGAGACGGCGCCGCTGCTCTCGGGGCGCTACCAGGACGTCCTCGTCGGCATCGTCGAGATGCTGG AGCAAGCGAGGGTGCAGCGCGCCATCCGGGCCTCTCAGCTCTGCCTTCACCTGCTCCAGTCGAGCACGCGGGACGAGCTTCGCCGCCTCTTGGCCTTcatggcggcggcggcctgcCCTCGCGCCTGCCGCCTCCAAAGACAA GTGGACAACCGCACCGTGGTCTGCCGCGCTTTCCAAAAGGCCGTCGTCCACAACGGTCAACTGACGAGAGCGCAGAGCGAGACCTTGGTCCTGTTTCTCGTGGACAACCACACGGACCTCTTTAAG ACTCCGACATCCCTCACCGAAGCTGTGCACAGGACACTGAGGAGCATGCGGGAGGGCAAAGACGCTGACTCCGTGGCCA CGATCGCCTTCTGCGAGCAGGTGACGGCGCAGGAGTACCGCAAGCGGCGCGACCGCGCCACGCACGAGAGCCTCGCGCGCCTCCTCCTGCACGTGGCCTCGTCGCCCGCGAGCGGCAGGGAGAAGAGGAGGCGCCTCAAGCGGTTTGAGAAGCACCACCCGGTGGTCTTCCTCCGGCATCTCCGTAGCAACATCTGA